From the Armatimonadota bacterium genome, one window contains:
- a CDS encoding GAF domain-containing protein, producing the protein MTKQAAAASTFSLSDALERAASRPGTEALCQLISVADEWGAVWTGIYTAGGSMIMGSEGDWSESPLPKETAVKAALEGQPVEIGVPGGLTLYGWPCANYTVIAIASQYGDPVSVAWKTCIMLLLKHEAMTALLERARIETEKRLVEVATLYETSLAIERSGLESFLSLITERAAQVMDSQACSLMLMEGERLRIAATHGLPAHIVEETSVNLGEGIAGQVATSGEPMMITDPALDPRLKGVKARPDISGSICVPLKDGDGRSFGVLTIRRLHPSPPYSAEDLRLFTVFASQVGLALSNARLHHDLNLRLKELTTLIEMSRIVNSTLDVGTVLNAVADQILSVAGFERCAVFLSSDKGQTLMPVVARGYHESIFPPAGFKRGQSVIGLVAKENKAIIARNARLMPQPMKGFGRQIGADHYVALPITVRGRCIGVVAADHPGSAKPVGEEQLSLLSAFVNQAGAAVENARLFGAMEQRFKENQQMAAFLDNVLRSIGAGVATLDREGRVIEWNRAAEQIARRSAKQAKGMNFRAALCLDNHDGPAVADAIGRSLDKGEPSRLYKQRCEQSGRLTLVDFAINPLIDQSGATLGAVVVFEDVSEQAKMEEQMGLMSRMAEIGQMTATIAHELRNPMTAVRGAAQLLAQEPLSDEAADFLQIITEEVNRLNAIADEFLEFAKPLALSRRRVDLGRLASRTVRIFEPFLTEHGVEARLRLAEKAEVDADPARVEQILQNLIQNATQAMSNGGTITVSTGAKDGFGWFSVQDSGCGIPEAIKEQIFTPFFTTKVQGTGLGLSVVKKIVEAHGGTIALESNEGYGAEITVFLPLAQRAS; encoded by the coding sequence ATGACCAAGCAAGCGGCGGCGGCTTCCACTTTCTCCCTCAGCGATGCTCTGGAGAGAGCAGCTTCCAGGCCGGGAACCGAGGCCCTGTGCCAATTGATCTCTGTCGCGGACGAATGGGGAGCCGTTTGGACGGGCATCTACACGGCGGGCGGCTCCATGATCATGGGGTCGGAGGGCGATTGGAGCGAGTCCCCGCTTCCAAAGGAGACGGCGGTCAAAGCGGCGCTCGAGGGCCAACCGGTCGAGATCGGCGTTCCAGGCGGCCTAACGCTCTATGGATGGCCGTGCGCTAACTATACGGTCATAGCCATTGCGTCCCAGTATGGCGATCCCGTCTCGGTCGCCTGGAAGACATGCATAATGCTCCTTCTGAAGCACGAGGCGATGACGGCCCTGCTGGAGCGCGCGCGAATCGAGACGGAAAAGCGCCTGGTCGAGGTGGCGACGCTTTACGAAACCTCGCTTGCAATCGAGCGCAGCGGGCTAGAATCGTTCCTCAGCCTCATCACCGAGCGAGCCGCGCAAGTGATGGACTCACAAGCCTGCAGCCTTATGTTGATGGAGGGCGAAAGGCTCAGAATTGCCGCTACGCACGGTTTGCCTGCGCACATTGTCGAGGAAACCAGCGTCAACTTGGGAGAAGGCATAGCAGGACAGGTGGCGACTTCGGGAGAACCCATGATGATTACTGATCCGGCGCTGGACCCCAGATTAAAAGGGGTCAAAGCAAGGCCCGACATAAGCGGGTCTATCTGCGTGCCGCTAAAGGATGGCGATGGACGCAGCTTTGGCGTGCTGACGATACGTCGGCTGCACCCTTCACCGCCCTACAGCGCTGAGGATTTGCGACTCTTCACCGTCTTTGCCAGCCAGGTCGGCTTGGCGCTCTCCAATGCCCGACTGCACCACGATTTGAATCTGCGCCTAAAAGAGCTGACGACGCTGATCGAGATGAGCCGCATCGTAAACTCCACGCTGGACGTTGGGACGGTGCTGAACGCCGTTGCCGATCAAATACTGAGCGTCGCCGGTTTCGAGCGCTGCGCCGTCTTTTTGTCATCGGACAAGGGCCAAACGCTGATGCCCGTCGTTGCAAGGGGCTATCACGAATCGATCTTCCCGCCAGCAGGATTCAAAAGGGGCCAAAGCGTCATCGGTCTGGTCGCCAAGGAGAACAAGGCGATCATAGCGCGAAACGCGCGCCTGATGCCGCAGCCTATGAAAGGATTTGGTCGGCAGATCGGCGCCGATCACTATGTCGCCCTTCCGATTACAGTCCGAGGTCGCTGTATCGGTGTCGTGGCGGCCGATCACCCAGGCTCTGCAAAGCCGGTTGGCGAGGAGCAGCTGAGCCTCTTGTCCGCGTTTGTCAATCAGGCCGGCGCCGCAGTGGAAAACGCTCGGCTCTTTGGCGCGATGGAACAGCGGTTCAAAGAGAACCAGCAGATGGCCGCGTTTTTAGACAACGTTCTCAGGTCGATCGGGGCCGGCGTTGCAACTCTGGATCGCGAAGGAAGAGTGATCGAATGGAATCGGGCGGCCGAACAGATAGCCCGTCGATCCGCCAAGCAGGCCAAGGGCATGAATTTCCGAGCAGCGCTCTGCTTGGACAATCACGACGGGCCCGCCGTAGCCGATGCGATCGGCCGATCGTTGGACAAGGGCGAACCAAGCCGCTTGTACAAGCAGCGCTGCGAACAGAGCGGCCGCCTGACGCTCGTCGACTTTGCCATCAACCCTCTGATCGATCAGAGCGGCGCTACATTGGGCGCCGTCGTTGTATTCGAGGATGTATCAGAACAAGCCAAGATGGAAGAGCAGATGGGGCTGATGTCGCGCATGGCCGAGATCGGACAGATGACGGCCACTATCGCTCACGAGTTGCGCAATCCGATGACCGCGGTGCGCGGCGCCGCCCAATTGTTGGCGCAGGAGCCGCTGTCGGACGAAGCGGCCGATTTCCTACAAATTATTACAGAGGAGGTCAATCGTCTCAACGCGATCGCGGACGAATTCTTGGAGTTTGCCAAGCCCCTGGCTTTGAGCCGGAGGCGGGTAGACTTAGGACGCCTGGCATCGCGAACGGTAAGGATATTTGAGCCGTTTTTGACAGAGCACGGCGTAGAGGCCCGCCTTCGATTAGCGGAGAAGGCGGAGGTCGACGCCGATCCTGCAAGAGTGGAGCAGATCCTTCAGAACCTGATTCAAAACGCGACGCAGGCAATGTCGAACGGCGGAACAATCACCGTTTCGACAGGAGCGAAGGATGGATTTGGGTGGTTTTCGGTCCAAGATTCGGGCTGCGGCATACCCGAAGCGATCAAGGAACAGATCTTTACGCCCTTTTTTACGACAAAGGTGCAGGGAACAGGCCTGGGCTTGAGCGTCGTCAAAAAGATTGTGGAAGCGCACGGCGGAACGATCGCGCTCGAAAGCAACGAGGGCTATGGCGCCGAAATCACTGTCTTCTTGCCACTGGCGCAACGCGCGTCATAG
- a CDS encoding SDR family oxidoreductase produces the protein MPTALVAGGAGFLGSHLVDKLIDEGWRVLAIDNLITGDWSNLDHQPDVVRIEADVSRPLTIDEAIDGVFHLASPASPVDFARIPFEILHAGSIATERLLELAIAKNARFLFASTSEVYGDPLVHPQSETYWGNVNPIGVRAVYDEAKRFGEATTMAFARYRSADVRIVRIFNTYGERMRLGDGRVVPNFVGQALRGEPLTVYGDGLQTRSFCYAKDLIDGIYRLFQSGCAEPVNIGNPTEHTILEFAKAVQRLTGSQSPIVHREFVTPDDPKQRRPDIAKAKSILGWEPATSLDDGLKRTIEDFQKRISRAQP, from the coding sequence ATGCCCACAGCGTTAGTAGCCGGCGGAGCAGGCTTCTTAGGCTCGCACCTGGTCGATAAACTGATCGACGAGGGCTGGCGCGTTCTAGCCATCGACAATCTGATCACGGGCGACTGGTCGAACTTGGACCATCAGCCAGATGTCGTGCGAATCGAGGCCGATGTTTCCCGGCCGCTCACTATCGACGAGGCGATCGACGGCGTCTTTCATCTCGCTTCTCCCGCCAGCCCGGTCGATTTTGCACGGATACCGTTCGAGATACTTCATGCCGGTTCTATCGCGACCGAGAGGCTGTTGGAGTTGGCGATTGCTAAGAACGCTCGCTTTTTATTCGCCTCCACCTCAGAAGTTTATGGCGACCCTCTGGTCCATCCTCAGAGCGAGACGTACTGGGGCAACGTCAACCCGATCGGCGTGCGCGCGGTGTACGACGAAGCAAAACGTTTTGGCGAGGCGACGACTATGGCCTTTGCGCGGTATAGGAGCGCCGATGTGCGAATCGTCCGTATCTTTAACACTTACGGCGAGCGGATGCGACTGGGCGACGGCCGCGTGGTGCCCAATTTCGTCGGCCAAGCGCTGAGAGGCGAGCCGCTCACGGTCTATGGCGACGGCTTGCAGACTCGAAGCTTCTGTTATGCGAAAGACCTCATCGATGGCATTTATCGACTGTTTCAAAGCGGCTGCGCCGAGCCGGTCAACATCGGTAATCCGACCGAGCACACCATCTTGGAGTTTGCCAAGGCCGTGCAGCGACTAACCGGCAGCCAATCGCCCATCGTGCATCGGGAGTTTGTAACGCCGGACGATCCCAAACAGCGGCGACCGGACATCGCGAAGGCTAAGTCGATTTTAGGGTGGGAGCCTGCAACCTCGTTAGACGATGGCCTAAAGCGCACGATAGAGGACTTTCAGAAGCGGATCAGCCGCGCGCAACCTTGA
- a CDS encoding sugar ABC transporter permease has translation MVRDRRLALSFYLPALLWLFALSVFPMFFSLAVSLTDYRTGQEWQWIGFKQYKDLLSDPRFYSALWVTLEIAGKALIVELALGTAIALFLWQKKPGFGIIRLCVFLPMMLSPLVVGFFFKYFFDAHGPIGHVTQKAWFIDPDLAMNAILTAEIWQWTPFVVLMATAGLASIPPEIEEAARLDNAGAWQRFREIVLPYLRFPLMFVLLFRAIDTLKMFDLPLIMTGGGPGDTTVTLSMLAYRYGFSFNQIGRAAAASWILVILLNILATVLIVMLSRRKDR, from the coding sequence ATGGTGCGGGATCGACGTTTAGCGCTTTCTTTCTACCTGCCCGCGCTGCTATGGCTCTTTGCGCTCTCTGTCTTCCCAATGTTCTTCTCGCTGGCCGTCTCGCTGACCGACTACCGTACGGGCCAGGAATGGCAATGGATCGGCTTCAAGCAATACAAGGATCTACTGTCCGATCCTCGTTTCTATTCCGCTCTTTGGGTAACCCTTGAAATCGCCGGAAAAGCCCTGATCGTCGAACTGGCGTTAGGAACGGCGATCGCGCTCTTCTTGTGGCAAAAAAAACCGGGGTTTGGCATCATCCGGCTTTGCGTCTTCTTACCCATGATGCTGTCGCCGCTGGTAGTCGGTTTCTTCTTCAAGTACTTTTTCGATGCCCATGGTCCGATCGGCCATGTAACGCAAAAGGCCTGGTTCATCGATCCAGACTTAGCAATGAATGCGATCCTGACAGCAGAAATTTGGCAGTGGACGCCGTTCGTCGTCTTGATGGCGACCGCCGGTTTGGCCTCAATACCGCCCGAGATCGAAGAGGCGGCGCGATTGGACAATGCGGGCGCCTGGCAGAGATTTCGAGAGATCGTGCTGCCTTATCTGCGCTTTCCGTTGATGTTCGTGCTGCTGTTCCGCGCAATCGACACCCTGAAGATGTTCGATCTGCCCCTCATCATGACGGGCGGCGGCCCGGGCGATACGACCGTAACGCTCTCCATGCTGGCCTATCGGTACGGCTTTTCGTTCAATCAGATAGGCCGGGCAGCCGCGGCGTCATGGATCCTTGTGATCTTGCTCAACATCTTGGCGACCGTGCTGATCGTGATGCTGTCTCGACGCAAGGATCGATAG